Proteins co-encoded in one Hyalangium ruber genomic window:
- a CDS encoding NmrA family NAD(P)-binding protein: MSIVINTPNGNIGRSLAEKLLAAGKKLTLISRNPDKVADLAKRGARVVEGSIDDKAVLERALAGAEALFWLTPPAARPDYHTWAIGAARTAAEVVKAQKVARVVVLSSIGAQSGPGTGPVGAMRDVEEAFKAATPHFTSLRAGFFMENLLRNTDTIAKAGAIFMAMTANKRFPLVSTSDIGAKAAEVLLDPKWTGHRNLGVHGPADFTQLEVAEILSQELGRPVRYNEVTVEQARQGMLGAGMPAFLVDIFAEMYAAIPSGRMDPAEPRSPETTTPTTLAQFAREVIKPAVARASA, translated from the coding sequence CAACGGAAACATCGGCCGGTCGCTCGCGGAGAAGCTGCTCGCGGCGGGCAAGAAGCTCACCCTGATCAGCCGCAACCCGGACAAGGTGGCGGACCTGGCGAAGCGCGGGGCCCGCGTGGTGGAGGGCTCCATCGACGACAAGGCGGTGCTGGAGCGCGCGCTGGCCGGAGCAGAGGCGCTGTTCTGGCTCACGCCGCCCGCGGCCCGGCCGGACTACCACACGTGGGCCATCGGCGCGGCGCGCACGGCGGCCGAGGTGGTGAAGGCCCAGAAGGTGGCGCGGGTCGTCGTCCTCTCCAGCATCGGCGCGCAGAGCGGTCCGGGCACCGGCCCCGTGGGCGCGATGCGGGACGTGGAGGAAGCCTTCAAGGCCGCCACCCCGCATTTCACCAGTCTGCGGGCGGGCTTCTTCATGGAGAACCTGCTGCGCAACACGGACACCATCGCCAAGGCGGGGGCCATCTTCATGGCCATGACCGCGAACAAGCGTTTCCCGCTGGTGAGCACCTCGGACATCGGGGCGAAGGCCGCCGAGGTGCTGCTCGACCCGAAGTGGACGGGCCACCGCAACCTGGGTGTCCATGGCCCGGCGGATTTCACCCAACTCGAGGTGGCGGAGATCCTCTCCCAGGAGCTGGGTCGACCGGTCCGCTACAATGAGGTGACCGTGGAGCAGGCCCGCCAGGGCATGCTCGGAGCGGGCATGCCGGCCTTCCTGGTGGACATCTTCGCGGAGATGTACGCGGCCATCCCGTCCGGCCGCATGGACCCCGCCGAGCCCCGCAGCCCGGAGACCACCACGCCGACGACGCTGGCGCAGTTCGCCCGCGAGGTCATCAAGCCGGCGGTGGCGCGGGCGAGCGCGTAG